A DNA window from Candidatus Zixiibacteriota bacterium contains the following coding sequences:
- the xrtH gene encoding exosortase H, producing MARKQRVGRRKGPDRKSAEDKSLSLIAWVKRAWANAAYRFVFFFLVYLGMTAVAYSILTGRFFGVVEAMMTVTAQIEGFILGLLSSNVSVSGQSVTFLGFPVRIIEECTGIYEILIFIAAVMAFPTTLKKKGVGLALGVPLMYLFNIVRILVLIIVGRYHYSIFDFMHLYFWQVTLILMITSVWVLWILKVVNREEAVPAPDA from the coding sequence ATGGCAAGAAAACAGCGCGTTGGCCGACGGAAAGGTCCTGATCGCAAATCAGCCGAGGACAAATCGCTCAGTTTAATAGCGTGGGTTAAGCGAGCCTGGGCAAATGCTGCTTACAGATTCGTCTTCTTTTTTCTCGTCTATCTCGGAATGACCGCGGTCGCATATTCGATTCTGACCGGCAGGTTTTTTGGTGTGGTTGAGGCGATGATGACCGTTACAGCTCAGATTGAAGGCTTCATTCTCGGACTGCTCTCATCCAATGTAAGCGTGTCGGGCCAGTCGGTCACATTTTTGGGTTTTCCCGTGCGCATTATCGAAGAATGCACCGGCATCTATGAGATACTGATCTTCATTGCTGCAGTTATGGCTTTCCCTACGACGTTGAAGAAGAAGGGGGTTGGGCTGGCGCTTGGCGTACCGTTGATGTATCTCTTCAACATCGTCCGAATTCTTGTCTTGATAATTGTAGGGCGGTATCATTACAGCATATTCGATTTCATGCACCTCTATTTCTGGCAGGTGACATTGATCCTGATGATCACATCTGTCTGGGTGCTCTGGATACTAAAGGTGGTCAATCGTGAAGAAGCGGTTCCTGCTCCTGACGCTTGA
- a CDS encoding DUF4382 domain-containing protein, with product MNYRERNLTMKLFLIALLAVAIIAGCGGNSTDQNSTGRLVIEAFDAPLPGDVDSINLTIEEVTVHHTEDGWLTVAEPDTTYDFLQLVNGATVVLADVSLASGRYNQMRLILADSNTIVIDGVSYPLTVPSGTQSGVKLHGDFDIVENQVYELYIDFDASHSITHANDKYILKPSFKAFKKSLSAMLSGTVKDIIGLPIENATVAAITDSDTSATVTGADGSYALILLEGIYDISASADGYSTSDTTYIGVHVDPDSADVMTGYDFRLQ from the coding sequence ATGAATTATCGAGAAAGGAACCTGACGATGAAGCTATTTCTGATTGCACTTCTGGCCGTGGCTATAATAGCTGGATGTGGCGGTAACTCAACGGATCAGAACAGTACTGGCAGGTTGGTGATCGAGGCGTTCGATGCCCCGTTGCCGGGCGATGTCGACAGTATTAATCTCACGATTGAGGAAGTCACGGTCCATCACACTGAAGATGGCTGGCTGACCGTTGCCGAGCCGGATACTACCTACGATTTCCTGCAGCTGGTCAATGGCGCGACGGTGGTGCTGGCAGATGTTTCTCTCGCATCGGGTAGATACAACCAGATGCGTCTGATTCTGGCCGACTCCAACACAATCGTGATCGACGGTGTATCGTATCCGCTGACTGTCCCGAGCGGAACGCAATCGGGTGTCAAGCTGCACGGCGATTTCGATATTGTCGAAAATCAGGTTTATGAGCTTTACATCGATTTCGATGCATCACACTCAATCACTCATGCAAACGACAAGTACATTCTGAAACCGTCATTCAAGGCATTTAAGAAGAGTCTATCTGCAATGCTGTCTGGCACCGTGAAAGACATCATCGGTCTTCCTATCGAGAATGCCACAGTCGCGGCAATCACCGACAGCGACACAAGTGCAACTGTTACCGGCGCAGACGGCTCTTACGCTCTCATTCTTCTGGAGGGCATCTATGACATCAGTGCCTCGGCGGACGGTTATTCGACGTCAGACACAACTTACATTGGTGTGCACGTCGATCCCGACAGTGCCGATGTAATGACCGGATACGATTTCAGACTGCAGTAG
- a CDS encoding dockerin type I repeat-containing protein, with translation MLGRIAEMTVAVIAITLISAAILLSAMPEESGRDVTPQSLSLTVTPNAMACVHNVGNVLFCVTNYGQVGSAAGSAHDCETGLPAKSFEFPAGSEVGYLYTGGLWVGAIVGSDTLVSVGVDGWQILNELWPCEAPSCGIDKRSTNPASPYYHPDAISDLDMIAEYTDTLTDPAFVGMDWDGRPHIPLNIEMKQQSHSWSEPGDNEYVLVEYEIKALGVDPIQSAYIGMHADGDVFHAAQPEGYLDDVSGYRVIFPEALNGGAIEYAWTADNDGDPNEGGFDFTSATGVIGFAFLGPITSSDVHSFNWWHPNGNHSFDWAPWTQANSYFDFLTGGMGAPEGDRSKFFVLSNGETDYDQLESALDHTADGWLPPAPVSLPAASGCDTRFLLSFGPVDISPGEPVRFAVVFAGGHDFHVGPNDFGNLFDPYSPSAFQATLDFSSLEQNLTAARLMYDGIHTGDINWDGDVDIEDVIAMINYVFLGGDEPAYIPVSDLNCDGKRNLLDIIVLVNYIFRGGTLPGAGC, from the coding sequence ATGTTAGGACGAATTGCTGAGATGACGGTAGCGGTCATTGCCATCACATTGATCAGTGCAGCGATCCTGTTGTCGGCTATGCCGGAAGAGAGCGGCCGCGATGTCACGCCGCAGAGTTTATCCCTTACGGTTACCCCCAATGCTATGGCATGTGTTCATAATGTCGGAAATGTGCTGTTCTGTGTCACCAACTATGGCCAGGTAGGAAGTGCTGCGGGAAGTGCGCATGACTGCGAAACCGGTCTTCCTGCCAAATCCTTCGAATTCCCAGCTGGATCCGAAGTCGGATATTTATACACGGGAGGCCTCTGGGTAGGGGCGATTGTCGGAAGTGACACCCTGGTCTCCGTCGGTGTGGATGGCTGGCAAATTCTCAACGAGCTCTGGCCGTGCGAAGCCCCAAGCTGCGGTATCGATAAGCGTTCCACGAATCCGGCCAGCCCGTATTATCACCCGGATGCGATCTCTGACCTCGACATGATCGCCGAATACACGGATACTCTGACCGACCCGGCTTTCGTCGGAATGGATTGGGATGGACGTCCGCACATTCCGCTCAATATCGAAATGAAGCAACAGAGTCACAGTTGGAGCGAGCCTGGTGATAACGAATATGTTCTGGTAGAGTACGAGATCAAGGCTCTCGGCGTTGATCCGATTCAAAGTGCGTACATCGGAATGCATGCCGATGGGGATGTATTTCACGCGGCCCAGCCTGAAGGCTATCTTGATGATGTGAGCGGATATCGAGTGATTTTTCCGGAGGCGCTGAACGGCGGAGCGATCGAATACGCATGGACAGCTGACAACGATGGTGATCCTAATGAAGGGGGGTTCGATTTTACGAGTGCAACCGGAGTAATTGGTTTTGCATTTCTGGGTCCAATCACGTCTTCTGATGTTCACTCATTTAACTGGTGGCATCCAAATGGCAACCACTCCTTTGATTGGGCACCGTGGACGCAAGCGAATAGCTATTTCGACTTCCTCACCGGCGGAATGGGTGCGCCTGAAGGTGATCGCAGCAAATTCTTCGTGCTTTCTAATGGCGAAACTGACTATGATCAACTCGAATCGGCTTTGGATCATACCGCTGACGGTTGGTTGCCCCCAGCTCCAGTCAGCTTGCCAGCCGCATCCGGCTGTGACACGAGGTTCCTGCTCTCATTCGGTCCTGTGGATATAAGTCCTGGCGAACCTGTCAGATTCGCGGTCGTGTTTGCCGGAGGCCATGATTTTCATGTCGGCCCCAATGACTTCGGCAATCTGTTCGACCCGTATAGTCCGTCTGCTTTCCAGGCCACACTTGATTTTTCCAGTCTTGAGCAGAACCTGACTGCGGCTCGCCTCATGTACGACGGTATCCACACGGGCGACATCAACTGGGATGGCGATGTTGATATCGAAGATGTGATTGCGATGATCAACTACGTGTTTCTTGGTGGAGATGAACCCGCATATATTCCGGTGAGCGATCTCAACTGCGATGGTAAGCGTAATCTTCTCGATATCATCGTGCTGGTCAATTACATTTTCAGGGGTGGTACGCTTCCGGGAGCCGGTTGCTGA
- a CDS encoding prepilin peptidase — MDMTLSTEFIFAYAVLFLAGLAIGSFLNVVIYRLPRSKSLLWPRSACPTCGKTIPFYLNIPIFSYLMLLGKCRYCKTRISPRYLIIEFISGVVVVGYFAHFGLNWQGLAAMILTLTLIPVFFIDFEHRIIPDSISIPGIVVGFGLSLLTAEPGWLGSLIGILIGGGGLLLIGLLGDFIFKKESLGGGDVKLAAMLGAFLGWEKVLFVFIGSAVLGLIGAVILLAVSKNVRENHQIPFGPFLAAAAVIALLFGDKLIGLYISHFLTV, encoded by the coding sequence ATGGATATGACTCTTTCTACCGAGTTCATTTTCGCATATGCGGTGCTGTTTCTGGCAGGCCTCGCGATCGGGAGTTTTCTGAATGTTGTGATCTACCGCCTCCCGAGAAGCAAATCGCTTCTATGGCCTCGATCTGCCTGCCCGACGTGTGGCAAGACAATTCCATTCTACCTGAATATCCCAATATTCAGTTATCTTATGCTACTTGGAAAATGCAGGTACTGCAAGACGCGCATTTCACCGCGATACTTGATTATAGAATTCATTTCCGGCGTAGTCGTTGTCGGCTACTTCGCGCACTTCGGCTTGAACTGGCAGGGATTGGCTGCAATGATTCTGACGCTGACATTGATCCCGGTATTCTTCATCGACTTTGAGCACAGAATCATTCCCGATTCGATATCGATTCCCGGCATCGTTGTTGGCTTCGGGCTTTCCCTCTTGACCGCCGAACCGGGTTGGCTCGGATCACTCATCGGAATTCTTATCGGCGGCGGTGGCCTGCTCCTGATCGGATTGCTCGGAGATTTCATCTTCAAGAAAGAGAGCCTCGGTGGGGGAGATGTGAAGCTCGCTGCGATGCTTGGGGCGTTCCTTGGCTGGGAGAAAGTGCTCTTCGTGTTTATCGGCTCAGCCGTGCTCGGGCTCATAGGTGCCGTAATTCTACTGGCAGTCTCCAAGAACGTGCGGGAGAACCACCAAATACCATTCGGACCCTTCCTGGCGGCGGCCGCGGTGATAGCCCTTCTTTTCGGCGACAAACTAATCGGTCTCTACATCAGTCATTTCCTGACTGTCTGA
- a CDS encoding TatD family hydrolase → MLIDAHAHLDRYDDTLDEAIEQINSNRIFTISNSMDIPSYERNLKIAQKCRLILPTFGVHPWNAPQYTHRLNDLKAYLERSAMYGEIGLDYFFVGDVSAYPAQREVFEFFLRAAAKHNKIVNIHTKGAEADVLHMLQQYKVRHVIVHWYSGPFDVLRSMLSFGVYFSIGVELLRSRHIQAIVRELPMGQILTETDNPGGYDSLEGVAGMPHLILDVVGKLAELKETTVEQIMLSVQSNFVQLIRNAPSLRDSFLRVCDELSNDTP, encoded by the coding sequence ATGCTGATCGACGCACATGCGCATCTGGACAGATACGATGATACGCTGGACGAAGCGATCGAGCAGATCAATTCTAACCGCATCTTCACCATCAGCAACTCCATGGACATCCCGTCATATGAGCGCAATCTCAAAATTGCGCAGAAATGCAGATTGATCTTGCCGACCTTCGGAGTTCATCCCTGGAATGCCCCGCAGTACACCCACCGACTCAATGATCTGAAGGCCTATCTTGAGCGAAGCGCAATGTATGGTGAAATCGGGCTCGACTACTTCTTCGTTGGTGACGTTTCAGCGTATCCGGCGCAGCGTGAAGTTTTCGAGTTCTTTTTGAGGGCTGCCGCGAAGCATAATAAGATTGTCAATATTCATACCAAAGGTGCGGAGGCGGATGTACTACATATGCTGCAGCAGTACAAAGTCAGGCATGTGATAGTCCACTGGTATTCCGGACCTTTCGATGTGTTGCGATCAATGCTGTCTTTCGGTGTCTATTTCTCGATAGGTGTGGAGCTTCTGAGATCACGTCATATACAAGCCATTGTGCGCGAACTGCCGATGGGACAAATCCTGACAGAAACAGACAACCCGGGCGGATACGATTCCCTTGAGGGCGTTGCAGGCATGCCCCATCTGATCCTCGATGTCGTCGGAAAGCTCGCGGAATTGAAAGAGACAACCGTCGAGCAGATAATGTTGTCGGTGCAGAGCAATTTTGTGCAGCTAATCAGAAATGCGCCATCTCTCAGAGATTCGTTTCTCAGAGTGTGCGACGAGCTGAGTAATGACACTCCCTGA
- a CDS encoding PAS domain S-box protein encodes MQQSGGSWPGRVIRAISQPGMKYETELYSVLLLIVLFLVLVNFGSIRIVTQLRGVFENQIYADLAETANHASQYLGDQPQLLSSTADWSRFVLNTYADSIELLETSGIGITAIPRSAGRLSESDMQSLADGDPLSVAPDSKSLAPGYVVLFPFETTDRRTFILRVYKRADRFGVIANVVQFNMIFQIAGILAVVILGYLYLRVTLRPYLKMKKAAESAAAEKTKDEVSVEQIVASFQSMIDELKEKEKILQDLYQKTQKRAARLEQFNEYILAGMASGLINCDRDGMVTHFNRSAQRLLGIGERQALGHPISDVLSSKPELSKLITDTLAAEGNASRCEMQIEGIEGGMISLGVSTTLITDELNRKIGVTAIMTDLTEIKRLQKDIAYKEKMAALGETAAGLAHELRNSMTAVVGFGKLMTRLAGDNPQISDAAEAIARESSASEEMLTRFLEFAQPTNLNLDSVDVRAIIDDLMAGMTGHASRKNLTLRCDNDQNTVSVWGDKLAIRQALSNLLVNAIDAAQPEGEVVVSISDQIDSSHVGISISDDGPGIPFSIRERIFTPFFTTKEDGTGLGLCMVRKLINGMNGRINLSPPSDDGLTVTIILPRTDSTIAAIDRPHRLEVELPHSFTS; translated from the coding sequence ATGCAACAATCTGGCGGAAGCTGGCCGGGACGCGTTATCAGAGCGATTTCACAACCCGGAATGAAATACGAAACAGAGCTATACAGTGTTCTGCTGCTTATTGTTTTGTTTCTTGTTCTGGTCAATTTTGGATCGATCAGAATTGTGACGCAGTTGCGCGGGGTATTCGAGAATCAAATCTACGCTGATCTCGCAGAGACTGCAAATCACGCATCGCAGTACCTGGGCGATCAGCCGCAATTGCTTTCGTCGACCGCTGACTGGAGCAGGTTTGTTCTGAACACCTACGCCGATAGTATCGAACTGCTCGAAACTTCAGGGATTGGCATTACAGCTATCCCCCGATCAGCGGGGAGACTGTCGGAGAGCGATATGCAGAGCCTGGCGGATGGCGATCCACTCTCGGTGGCCCCGGATTCGAAGAGCCTTGCTCCGGGCTATGTGGTTCTGTTCCCGTTTGAAACGACCGATCGCAGGACATTCATCCTAAGAGTTTACAAAAGAGCGGACCGGTTTGGCGTAATTGCCAATGTCGTGCAATTCAACATGATTTTCCAGATCGCCGGCATTCTGGCTGTGGTCATTCTCGGCTATCTCTATCTACGAGTGACATTGCGCCCGTATCTGAAGATGAAAAAGGCTGCGGAAAGCGCGGCTGCTGAGAAGACCAAAGATGAAGTCTCTGTCGAGCAGATTGTAGCGTCATTTCAGAGCATGATCGATGAGTTGAAAGAGAAGGAGAAAATCCTTCAGGACCTGTACCAGAAAACTCAGAAACGTGCTGCCCGGCTTGAGCAGTTCAATGAGTACATACTCGCCGGTATGGCATCCGGCCTGATCAACTGCGATCGGGACGGCATGGTAACTCACTTCAACAGATCGGCTCAAAGGCTTCTCGGCATAGGAGAACGTCAGGCATTGGGGCACCCTATCTCGGATGTTCTGTCATCGAAACCTGAATTGAGTAAATTGATCACTGATACACTCGCCGCAGAAGGCAACGCCTCTCGCTGTGAAATGCAAATCGAAGGGATTGAAGGGGGGATGATCTCTCTGGGAGTGTCCACCACCCTGATTACTGATGAGCTGAATCGCAAAATAGGTGTGACCGCGATCATGACCGATTTGACCGAGATCAAGAGACTTCAGAAAGACATTGCCTACAAAGAGAAGATGGCAGCGCTGGGAGAGACCGCCGCTGGTCTTGCTCATGAACTGCGAAATTCTATGACCGCGGTTGTAGGTTTCGGCAAGCTTATGACACGCTTGGCAGGAGATAATCCACAGATCAGCGATGCGGCCGAAGCGATTGCTCGCGAAAGCTCTGCATCGGAAGAGATGCTGACTCGTTTTCTCGAATTTGCACAACCGACGAATCTGAACCTGGACAGCGTGGATGTGCGCGCAATCATCGATGACCTCATGGCCGGAATGACCGGGCATGCATCGAGGAAAAACCTGACACTTCGCTGCGACAACGACCAGAATACGGTCTCAGTCTGGGGTGACAAACTCGCTATACGACAAGCTCTGTCAAACCTTCTGGTCAACGCTATCGATGCAGCCCAACCGGAAGGGGAAGTCGTCGTCAGCATCAGCGACCAGATCGATTCGTCGCACGTGGGCATCTCCATCTCGGACGACGGACCTGGAATTCCGTTCTCGATAAGAGAGAGAATTTTCACCCCATTCTTCACAACGAAGGAAGATGGTACCGGTCTCGGTCTCTGCATGGTTCGCAAGCTCATCAACGGTATGAACGGCCGGATCAATTTGAGCCCTCCGTCTGACGATGGACTGACTGTGACGATAATTCTGCCTCGGACTGACAGCACCATTGCAGCCATAGATCGCCCGCATCGACTTGAAGTCGAACTCCCGCATTCTTTCACATCCTAA
- a CDS encoding 50S ribosomal protein L11 methyltransferase: MLEANDMEQTEGHVEVTLCVPKDTEEVVANFLIDHITGGNGLVLEDDEDDEDNVIIRLYVKSHLTADSEISRIKTFLTNEQIATAQSVDGIIKSKHIKEIDWVAEYQRKFESVEIDDVVIKSHWCEKDYPGKLVITLDPKMAFGTGRHETTKLCVRAIVKTVRQGNRILDLGTGSAILAILAAKLGASEILGLDIDPGSIENALENILLNKVADRVTVVHGSMDLVVESNYYDIVVSNLIKDGIIQLFDDYIKAVKPGGLLILSGILTDQVESMCDFFSGKGCPDADITTMGEWACFVIRV; this comes from the coding sequence GTGCTTGAAGCAAACGACATGGAACAGACTGAGGGGCACGTTGAGGTGACTCTGTGCGTTCCGAAGGACACTGAGGAGGTTGTAGCTAATTTCCTGATTGACCATATCACAGGCGGCAATGGCCTCGTACTCGAGGATGACGAAGATGATGAGGACAACGTAATAATCCGGCTGTATGTGAAATCGCATCTCACTGCAGATTCCGAAATTTCCAGGATCAAGACTTTTCTCACGAACGAGCAAATCGCAACCGCACAATCTGTAGATGGCATAATCAAATCAAAGCACATCAAAGAAATAGACTGGGTTGCGGAGTATCAGAGAAAATTCGAATCGGTCGAGATCGACGATGTCGTCATAAAATCTCATTGGTGTGAGAAAGACTATCCCGGCAAACTCGTAATTACTCTCGATCCAAAGATGGCATTCGGAACCGGACGTCATGAGACTACCAAGCTTTGTGTCAGAGCGATTGTGAAGACGGTCCGGCAGGGGAATCGCATTCTCGATCTCGGCACTGGATCAGCTATACTTGCGATACTGGCGGCAAAGCTGGGCGCTTCGGAGATTCTCGGCCTCGATATCGATCCGGGCTCTATAGAGAATGCCCTGGAGAATATTCTTCTCAACAAGGTAGCCGATCGCGTAACGGTTGTCCACGGCTCGATGGATCTTGTAGTAGAATCCAATTACTATGATATCGTCGTTTCAAACCTAATCAAAGATGGCATCATTCAACTCTTCGATGATTACATCAAGGCAGTGAAACCGGGCGGGTTGCTCATCTTGTCAGGTATACTGACCGATCAGGTCGAATCGATGTGCGACTTCTTCAGCGGTAAGGGATGTCCGGATGCTGATATTACCACCATGGGAGAATGGGCCTGTTTTGTGATAAGGGTATGA
- a CDS encoding 16S rRNA (uracil(1498)-N(3))-methyltransferase: MTIRKADFTYFLVSEADIHGDEVTFSADESRHITKVCRMKAGDTLSATDGEGRLLEVRIESITKTGVIGQIVRATTQELPTKLCHLAMPIAVSQKTDWVIEKCTELGVDRFHIFSSEHSTSKSSGSKRLDRCRRVALSAIKQSMRRHAPNFEQHESVASLTRVFADYSLVAYGHFDEDTDTLSQLLASDKFDRILVLVGPEAGFTDEEIQILKSAGAVAVRYGNHRLRMETAAIVLPTLVIESFQK, translated from the coding sequence ATGACTATCAGAAAAGCTGACTTCACATACTTCCTCGTTAGCGAAGCCGATATTCATGGCGATGAGGTGACGTTTTCTGCCGATGAATCACGCCATATAACAAAGGTGTGCCGCATGAAGGCCGGTGACACTCTCTCTGCTACAGATGGCGAGGGGCGACTCCTTGAAGTGAGAATCGAATCCATAACTAAGACGGGAGTCATTGGACAAATCGTCAGGGCGACCACTCAGGAATTACCGACAAAACTATGCCATCTCGCGATGCCAATAGCTGTGAGCCAGAAAACCGACTGGGTGATCGAGAAGTGTACCGAACTCGGCGTAGACAGATTTCACATCTTCTCTTCAGAGCATTCCACAAGCAAGTCATCCGGTTCAAAGCGACTCGATAGATGCAGGAGGGTTGCGCTATCTGCCATAAAGCAGTCGATGCGAAGACATGCCCCAAACTTCGAACAGCATGAGAGCGTGGCTTCGCTGACTCGGGTATTTGCCGATTACAGTTTGGTCGCTTACGGACATTTTGACGAGGACACGGACACGCTCAGCCAGCTTCTGGCCTCGGACAAATTCGACCGCATTCTGGTGCTTGTCGGACCCGAGGCGGGCTTCACGGATGAAGAAATCCAGATTCTGAAATCTGCTGGAGCCGTGGCGGTTAGATACGGCAACCACCGTCTCAGGATGGAGACAGCCGCCATCGTCCTGCCGACCCTCGTTATCGAGTCTTTTCAGAAGTAA
- the dnaJ gene encoding molecular chaperone DnaJ — MTTDRDYYEILGIGRAATDDDIKRAYRQMAMKYHPDRNPDDDTAEEKFKEATEAYEVLKDSQTRQVYDTYGHAGLKGSQGGRGFGFDSFGMADALRAFMRDFGNFGSFGGLDDLFGFGQGGSRGPRVFKGEDLRLTLKVTLEEIAEGVEKSLKVKVHGSCSECGGSGSAKGSSKSVCPQCSGRGEVRKVSRSMFGQFVRVQPCDYCNGMGQVITTPCSKCAGDGRESVDKNISVKIPAGVAEGNYITLRGSGNAGPQGGPHGDLIVFIKEIDHDKFERHGDDIVLDVPISFAQAALGSKIEIPTLNGNTTLDIPSGTQSGRLFRLRNKGIRHLRTAGRGDQLVQVLVWTPTKLDKTATQLFERLSSLEGIAPPKSSKSFFKRLKDSLGV, encoded by the coding sequence ATGACAACTGACCGTGATTACTACGAAATTCTTGGCATTGGGCGGGCTGCTACCGACGACGATATCAAGAGAGCCTATCGTCAGATGGCGATGAAGTATCATCCCGATCGCAACCCGGACGACGATACAGCTGAGGAGAAATTTAAGGAAGCAACCGAGGCGTACGAGGTCCTTAAAGACTCGCAGACACGTCAGGTGTATGACACCTACGGTCACGCTGGGTTGAAAGGCTCGCAGGGTGGACGGGGATTCGGTTTCGACTCATTCGGAATGGCGGACGCTTTGCGGGCATTCATGCGGGATTTCGGCAACTTCGGTAGTTTCGGAGGGCTTGATGACCTTTTCGGCTTCGGTCAGGGAGGATCGCGGGGTCCGCGCGTCTTCAAAGGCGAAGACCTGAGGCTGACGCTGAAGGTGACTCTCGAGGAAATCGCTGAGGGGGTCGAAAAGTCTCTCAAAGTGAAGGTGCATGGCAGCTGCTCCGAGTGCGGAGGCTCAGGCTCTGCCAAGGGCTCCAGCAAGTCCGTTTGTCCGCAATGCAGCGGTAGAGGAGAGGTACGCAAGGTTAGTCGTTCCATGTTCGGTCAGTTTGTACGGGTGCAGCCATGCGACTATTGCAATGGTATGGGACAGGTGATAACCACTCCCTGCAGCAAGTGCGCCGGTGATGGACGTGAAAGCGTGGACAAGAACATCAGTGTCAAGATTCCGGCGGGAGTCGCTGAAGGTAACTACATTACTCTCAGGGGATCAGGCAATGCGGGTCCTCAGGGAGGTCCCCACGGCGACCTGATTGTTTTTATCAAAGAGATCGATCACGACAAGTTCGAACGCCACGGAGATGATATAGTATTGGATGTTCCGATCAGCTTCGCGCAAGCGGCTCTCGGTTCCAAAATCGAGATTCCTACGCTGAACGGAAATACGACACTCGACATACCTTCAGGCACTCAGTCAGGAAGACTGTTCAGACTTCGAAACAAGGGTATCCGTCATTTGAGAACCGCCGGACGAGGGGACCAACTCGTTCAGGTACTTGTCTGGACCCCAACGAAGTTGGACAAGACTGCGACTCAGCTCTTCGAGAGACTCTCCTCATTGGAGGGAATTGCTCCGCCGAAATCGTCAAAGTCCTTCTTCAAACGACTCAAAGATTCACTTGGAGTTTGA
- a CDS encoding adenosine kinase yields the protein MKKYDVYGIGNALVDYLALVDDEFLAKNGIQKGLMTLVDTPGTEKRLVDIPSGFERQSGGSAANTVVGIAKLGGRSCFTGKVARDSNGQFYGDDLASAGVDFSSNPKEGITGTCVSFVTPDGERSMLTHLGVSSELTNADINEDFVANSAYVYIEGYQWSAELARNASIHAMELAKKHGTKIAFTYSDPFMAKQYRDDFNRLTTEFVDLLFCNSDEAMAITNVDSIDRAIQVLKSQTAMVCVTVGSRGAIVSEDGIITATPALAVNKLIDTTGAGDMYAAGVLRGLTAGFDLVASSMIGSRMASAIVSQVGARLP from the coding sequence ATGAAGAAGTATGATGTCTATGGAATAGGGAATGCGCTGGTCGATTACCTCGCGCTTGTCGACGACGAATTTCTTGCAAAGAATGGGATTCAGAAAGGGCTGATGACTCTCGTCGATACGCCCGGAACTGAAAAGCGCCTTGTGGACATCCCATCCGGGTTCGAGCGGCAGAGCGGCGGCTCCGCTGCTAACACAGTCGTTGGCATTGCCAAGCTCGGGGGGAGGAGCTGTTTCACTGGGAAAGTTGCTCGCGATTCCAACGGGCAGTTCTACGGAGATGATCTCGCTTCTGCCGGAGTTGATTTCAGTTCGAATCCTAAAGAGGGCATAACCGGAACATGCGTCTCATTTGTAACCCCGGACGGTGAGCGGTCCATGCTCACACACCTCGGAGTATCAAGTGAACTGACGAACGCGGATATCAATGAAGATTTTGTTGCAAATTCGGCATACGTTTACATCGAAGGATATCAGTGGTCCGCCGAGCTCGCCAGGAATGCATCAATTCATGCAATGGAATTGGCAAAGAAGCATGGCACCAAGATAGCTTTCACGTACAGCGATCCTTTCATGGCAAAACAGTATCGGGACGATTTCAATCGTTTGACGACAGAATTCGTTGATTTGCTTTTCTGCAATTCGGACGAGGCAATGGCGATCACCAACGTGGATTCGATCGACAGAGCGATCCAGGTCCTCAAATCACAGACGGCGATGGTATGCGTGACTGTCGGATCCAGGGGGGCCATAGTCTCGGAAGATGGCATTATCACGGCAACACCGGCACTCGCAGTCAACAAGTTGATCGACACCACCGGCGCGGGGGATATGTATGCAGCCGGTGTTCTGCGTGGGCTGACCGCAGGTTTTGATCTGGTCGCGTCATCGATGATTGGATCGCGAATGGCATCCGCAATTGTCTCTCAAGTTGGTGCCAGACTGCCTTAA